A window from Mesorhizobium sp. WSM2240 encodes these proteins:
- the greA gene encoding transcription elongation factor GreA: MSRAFTREDDNNNGISDIGERPVSSHRNLVTPAGLAAIDKMVADLREEFAKAESEGNRERMALASRDLRYWVARRESAEVSVPEPDSKVVRFGMTVTIENEDGKSHSWKIVGEDEADAAHGMISHVSPMAQALFGKKVGDLAVVNGKEWEIVEIG, translated from the coding sequence ATGAGCAGGGCCTTCACGCGCGAAGACGACAACAACAACGGCATCTCCGATATTGGCGAGCGCCCGGTAAGTTCGCACCGTAATCTTGTGACGCCGGCCGGCCTGGCGGCTATCGACAAGATGGTCGCAGACCTGCGCGAGGAGTTCGCGAAAGCGGAGTCCGAAGGCAATCGCGAGCGCATGGCGTTGGCTTCGCGCGATTTGCGTTACTGGGTGGCCCGCCGCGAAAGCGCCGAGGTTTCCGTACCCGAACCCGACAGCAAGGTCGTCCGTTTCGGCATGACGGTCACTATCGAGAACGAGGACGGGAAAAGCCATTCCTGGAAGATTGTCGGCGAGGACGAGGCCGACGCTGCGCATGGCATGATCTCGCACGTCTCGCCGATGGCGCAGGCCCTGTTTGGCAAGAAGGTAGGCGATCTGGCCGTTGTCAACGGCAAGGAGTGGGAGATTGTCGAGATTGGGTAG